TTCTGATGAGATCTGAGATGTTTCCCTAACTCTTGTCACTTGATGGTGACAGCAACTCCATCAGCATtgattaattgtattttaagTGTGAAATTTAGACATATCTTTTCGGAGCTGCGTGTAGTGGGCTCTTATCTGTGGCCCCCAGTCACCAAAATGTTTATCATAGCCCACCCAcccatcctccctccctcctggGCATGAAGCCGCACCTCCTCCCCCATCTGTGCGCTGTGGGGATTACGGATGGACGGCAGCCCGTCGGCGGCTCATCCTGCGCAGGCAGCCGTCGTCTGTCCGCGAAGGGCGTCGACGACGGCGATGGTGGGATACTAGCATCCCTCACGTCCCCGCCGGATGTTCGCTCCAACCCGGCTTCAACGACGAGGAGAAGCgctcgtttgtttgtttttcggATCCCCTCTTGGGACCGTGAACACCTCATGACATGTTCGAGTAAGTCATTCGACGGCGGCTGGGATGAGGGGCGTTTCACATAGTCCCCCTTTTTGGAACGATTCGCATGGAATTACAACCAAAACGAACATTTCGACTCAATATCTAGCCATTCTTGCGCGTTATTTGTACCAAACGCAAGTGGTGCGTTCACGTGAATCTCGGTCGCTCAGCGGTCATCCGGTCACAGACTCCCCCACCCTCCTCTCGTCGCCGAGTACAGGAGCCTCCATCCCCCCCAAAAcggtctttttattttattttttgaccgTGAAATGAGCCCCCATGTCACGGTGCCTCCATCccgtgtgtttttgttggtttCTTCGATCCACGTCGCTTGACACGATTGATGCTAATTTCTCCATGTTGCTTATTCGCTAGCCGTCGCTGTCCGAATGAATGGATTTACATCAGAGGTGACAAATTATGAATATTCGTCTTATTATCAGACGTTATGAAGGTATTGCGTGGTCGTTGTAGTTGTTGAGTGTCATCAGAAGCGGGAGCACGTTGTAAACTAACGCTGACACCGATTCTCAACACTAAGTCCCTATAATAGGCTTGTCAACATGGTAGGTAGGATTCAGCCATTGAATGTAAAGTTTATTTGTGGTACTTTACTCAATAAGGTCACAAATGAAGCAGCAATACACAGTAATAAACATTGTCCTATTCGTGACATTCATGATTTGAGAATTCAAATTGACATTGCAAAGGCAGAATATTTGCGTTGGATCTCATTAGACTACTACATTTTGCCTAATTTTATGCCTGATGAATGGTCATTGTTGACATGGTCAAATTTTACATGTGCACTGCAAGCTGAGTGTTGATGGAGTCTTTGcccaaatatgtttttttttttggttgttgctCTGAATGTGGCGAATAAGTGCTCACTACTCCCCCAGCCTCAGTTCTGAGGCTTTCGATGCAAATCTCTTGTGCAATTTGCATGCAGGTCGTTTTATGTACTCTGCCAATGCAAACGCAGCCAAATTGTACTTGTCAATCGAATTGTACAAAGAAATAGAATGTCACCTAATGAAATGatcggggggaaaaaataatttgacacTATTGCAATGATCCATAAGTTGTATAgccaattttttaaaacatcttttttgaGGGGTTAAGTAAAAATCAATAGCAAGTCAGCTTTTTATCGTATTTACAAAAAGTGCACAAAAGATGAGTTTTTCCATTGAGgttcaaaagaaatgtttttgaacCACAAATAGGCAATGTTTTGCTATAAAAGCCAAACTCTGCTTTtcacaaatgagaaaaatgtacctaaaaaatccaaatagGGGACGAGAGTTAACGTTTAAGCTGATTTTTGCTTCGTGTTTTGTATGGACCTCAAATGTTAGGAATTTTTTGGGGCCGTCTCGCTTGAAAGTGGGATCGTCCTCCTTATCAGTCAAAATTGGTTCAGGCTGATAAAAGTGCCCCCTGTGTGGCCTTCCCTTTGCATTTAGTGGCTATTGTCAAACAGGAAGCTCGCTCTTTGCCTTCTTGTCGCGTGCTCTTTGCCATCTAATGAAaaattcacctttttttttttttttttttggttctgttcttttttttttgcagcaccgCCAGTAACTCTCCACGCAGCACTCCAGGTAGCTCACCCTCCTTGCGTCGGCGGGTGCTTGGGGGCGGCCGGGCCAGCgagagcgagggagggggggagaagagcagtggaggagggggaggaggaggcggggggggCTCAGACAGCCCCCTGCCGTCCATACCGTCGGCGTCGTCGCTTACGTCGGCCTACCCGATTGCCTCTCGACATTTCAAGAGCAATGCCAAGGTGAGATTACGAGGAGTACAGCTCCAGAAACATCCCAGTGTGATTCAGCGCCACGCGAGAACGTCATTTAATGAGCATCAACAAACgttatgctttttttgtgggacGAATATGTCACCCACATATTTATTGTTCTAATAATTGTCTTTGTCTTTGCAGAAAATGCAAAGCTGGTACAATGTGAGTATCCCTTtccatccctttttttttttttttttttttggaggggtgTCTTCATTGATACCAGCCAAAGCTCCTTTGTTCCTCTCCGTCAGGTCCTCAGCCCCACGTACAAGCAACGGAACGAGGACTTCCGTAAAATCTTCAAGAAGCTCCCGGACACGGAACGACTCATAGTGGGTGAGTACCGAAGAATCAACGAACGTCCTTGACTTGAGAGCTTTGAGTCCACTGAACGCTcatcttgtttcttttctccccccaacccccccgcAGACTACTCGTGTGCTCTCCAGAAAGATATCCTGCTTCAGGGTCGCCTGTATCTGTCTGAGAACTGGCTGTGTTTCTACAGCAACATATTCCGCTGGGAAACCACTGTGAGCGCTCGCTGCGTTATTTGCGGATCGCTCGTTGCTGATAAAAGTCACACGCACATACTTCAAGACACaacagccggccggccgggttaAACAATGTCAATCATCTACTTCCTACTACAGGCAGGATTATTTCATAGCATAGAAAAATGTAGCATTCATTTCTAGGTCAGggtaatggatttttttccgctgacatttttccatccatcaaaACCATACGCTACGTTTCTGGCTTTGCAGATCACTATCCTGCTGAAAGACGTGACCTCCATGACCAAGGAGAAGACGGCCAAGCTCATTCCCAACGCCATCCAGATCAGCACGGACAATGAGAAGGTCAGCCTTAACTCGCACGCGCTTATTTGATAAGAGTCCgtctaaaaaaacaagctgAGTCGGCGCCATAGGACAGCCAACTGatcttttccttccttcccgttGAAACGCTCAGCACTTCTTCACCTCTTTTGGCGCGCGGGATCGCAGCTTTATGATGATTTTCCGCCTGTGGCAGAACGCGCTGATGGACAAGGTACGAGCGATCAGCAGCTCGCTGCTTTTACTCGCTGAGTACAAACGGGCCGGTCATGTGAGAGTAATATTTTCTACATGGTTGCAGTCGTTGTCCCCCAAAGAATTGTGGCATATTGTGCACCAGTGTTACGGCACCGAGCTGGGCCTCACCAGTGAGGACGACGACTACGTCTCCCCGACCGCCGAGCACATGAACGGCCTGTTGTGAGTGACCGACCCTAAAAGCAAACTGTTCGCAACATCCCAGTCAGTCAATAAAGTCGCCCTAACCCATCGTCGTACCAGGCCCGGAGAAGAGTCCGTGTCCGTCACCGATCTTCTGGACCTGAGCTCGGTGTCGCTTCCCTCCTCGGGCAGCTCCCCTCCTCCGCTGGTACCGTGCGCTCAGGCCAGCCCCCCCTCGGCGACCTACGGCGCGGCAGGCTCGTCCCCGCCCTCCTCTGCCTGCTGCCTGCCCATCGAGGTGCCGGCCCCGGCGGGTCGCCGGCTCAGCTCGGATCCCCCGGAGCCGAGCCCGCCCAGCTCCCACGGCTCGGTGGCGTCCGCCGCCCTCACCAATGTGAGTGTTCATTTGTGTATACGTGATGCAGGACATTCTCACAACGGCTGAAGAatgattcatttgaaatgtacgGTGTGTCCTGGAATTTGCCTGTGAGCGTCCGCTGTGCTTTCAAAAGCAGCGCAGTGGCAACTGCGAGCGGCCTTCACCTCCCCTTAAGAGTCATATGACGATGGCCTGTTTGCTTTCCCCCTCAGAACCCGGAGGAAGGCGGGGACAGCCTGTCCGAGGCATCCGCTCACATGCTGCCCCTGCCCAACACCAGCCTGGGAAACCTCTCCTCGTTGGACGCCACCAACGATGAGGACCTGCCCACCGACCCCAGCAACTCGTCCGACACGCAGGAGGAGAGTGAGTGGCTGGTTTGAATGACACGTTTTTTTCACCCCATCACAAGACAACAATTGTAAACGTCCATCCGTCCGACCTTCAGGTGAGGTGGAGTCGTTCTGCGTGGATCTGAACGGGCGGCTGCACGTCAATACGGCCGTGCGAATGAGCGTGGACAAGCTACACGACCTGCTCTTCTCCGCCGACACGCACTTCATCCGCCACCTTTTCTCGCAGCGACATTTTACCGGTCGGTACACAATGCACATGTACACCCCATTCTTGTTCCCCTGTCCAaggaaagcactttttttttttggtcatgctATTATAGCCTCCCTCCATTGTCACTTGTTGAGAGTTCTTTCAGTCCTTTGAAATGAGGACAGCGTGAGTGGATTCGGCCAATGGGCTGCCGAGGAACATTGTGTCACGCTAATTGGGGCATGTGACCTGGCTCTTCTTTTCACCCGGCATTCCATCTTCATCTGCAGGCCCTCCTGTCTTCCATCCTCAAAGCTTTTACAATGATCTTTTAGTCATTCTTTTGCTCTGGCAGACCTGGCGGTGGGCGAGTGGCAGCGGGACGGCAGCAGCGGGACCACCAGCCGCGTGCTCAGCTACACCATCGCCCTCAACAACCCCCTGGGGCCCAAGACCGCCCCTGTGGTGGAGACGCAGGTAAGACCCTCAGCCGTCAGAGTTTGATTGCACCGGCCCAACGTCCGTCCTCCCGTGTCTAGACGCTGCACAAGAGCAGCGCTCAGGGCGAGTGCTACGTGGTGGACTCCGAGGTGATCACGTCGGGAATCCCGTACCAGGACTACTTCTACACGGTCCACAGATACTGCCTCACCTCCATCAGCAAGAACAAGAGCCGCCTCAGGTGACTTTATAgaacccccaccccaccctcgTGAAAGTTCTCTCAACAATTGCTCTTGCTCTAGAATTTCATCCGACATCTGCTACCGGAAGCAGCCGTGGAGTCTGGTCAAAGCTCTCATTGAAAAGAACACGTGGAGCGGGATTGAGGAGTACTACCGCCACATGGGTCAGTCGATTAGTCAGTCAGTCTTGCTTGCTTCTCGGGCCCCAAACGGCCTGCCAAGCAGCACCACCACCGACTTCCGTGCgaacaaatctttttgttCCTCCTCGCCAGAGAGCGAAGTGTGCAAGCTGGAGACGCTGCTTCAATCCGAAGTGAGCGTGGTGACCGCCGGGGACGTCACAAGTGCCGGCGAAACCGCCAAGACGCCGCCGGCCCTGCGACGGCGTAAGCGCACCTGCTCGCGCCGCCAAGGAGACCGGGATGGAGGGGGCGGCGCCGAGCGCGGAGACAGGGCCGTCGGGGAGGAGCGAGAGCGCAGGGACGCCGGTTAGTCCGCTGCCGTTGACGATCTCTACCGTACTGTCTTGATTTGAgtatcagctttttttttttttttgtaggtgcTCAGTATAAGAAGTTGGGAGAGCGCGCCCGTGGCGGTGCGCAGAATAGCGTCTCCACCATCCTCCTCATCGTCAGCTTCATGTAAGTAACAACATAGGTGATTGATTCATTGACTAACTCGActtatttgataaaaaaaaaaaaaaagtcgcaaTTACTGCGTCAATGCTTACAGTTTGACGGTGCCTTTCCTCGgcatcttctctttttttgtctctcctTGTGGTGTGCGGCTTTGTAGGATCTGTATCAGGTGCAGTATCAAAGGCTTTTATGTACTCGCTCGCTCTGCCGTTGCAAAGCCACACTTGATTACAGGAAATGTCCGACTTGAACAAATTGGACTCATGCGATTAATCGAGCGCAAACGTATTGATAGTTCCTGTAATGAAGTCCCACTGTGACGTGAGTGCACACAAAAGTGCTTGTGAGCCACTTTCATGTGCTTCTCATTATCATTTAACACACCATGcacacactttttattttaaccatAGTTCGCTCAATTGTGGCCAATGGCAATCATTTACATCGTATAAGatttatagtattttttttcccccttattGTAGTCATGTTAGTTGCTTTAAACATCATAATTTaagcacaacaaaaatgatcttgtttacattcacaaatgttttcacCTATTTCCACTTTTTTCCAGAATTTATTCTCCATGCCTTGCTGAAAATTCCTCTATGCGTGTGTGCTCGGGCAATGCCATGTATAATATAAAAGTATTGCTTTGGTACCACCTTGTGGCATCTATAGGGAATTACAAACCCTTTTTTTCGAGTGCCAATTTCCCATAGATGTCATCTTGCTGTCAGTGTTATGTGCTTGGTGGAAGCAAGTTCTTCAGTGTTGACTATCGTTCTTGATCCaccatgtgtgtgcgtgtttttttttctttttctgatcAGCCTGGTGGTGCTGGTGGCGCTCAACATGCTGCTTTTCTACAAGCTCTACGCTCTGGAGAGGGCGGCACACACGCTGGAGACGTGGCACTCGTACTCACTGGCGGACAGGTGAGCTTCTCTGGAAACTTCTTTTTACTTTGAGTTTCTTAGAGGACTCTTGTTACATAAAACTTGAGTCATGGAATCAATGGACTTGCTCTCAAATGGTTTCCGTCCCCACCGTCAGTCCTCTTCCTCAGACGGCAGGAGAGTGGGCTCAGGTGTTGCAGCTCCAGAGACAGTTCCACCAGGCGCAGCTCAGCAAGTGGCAGCAGATTCTACAGTCATCCGTGGCTCTTCTTgaccaggtgtgtgtgtgtgtgtgcgtgtgtgtgcgcccatCCTCAAATGTAACAGTGCATTGCACCTTCCATAAAACTTGCATTCTCTACTGTTTCACTAGATGAAGCAGTCCCTTGAAAAACTCCACCAAGGCATCGCCGTCCCCGGGGTCCACCAGGACCAGCCGGCCGAGACGGACGCGTGAGCCCATCCTGTACGGTACCGTCAACACCCCACATCCAATACCGACCCACCTACACGGATGGTCCACCtttacagaaagaaaaaacaaaccaccAGGGAACTATATGAACCACTTTTCACCTGTTTGACTTGAAAACCACACGGCCCTGTGGTGACTCTGCAATAAAACTCGGATGGAGGCCCACAGGTGGGCCCTCCAAAACGCCACATCAGAGAATCACACtgaatttttttgcttttgttttccaacatCTTCCCACGCCATTTTTTGTACTTCCAAGTTGGCGTAAATCTTGGGATTtgatgttttaaaaagaaatgggaCATGAAGACAAGCTTGTTAGTCAGGACCGTTACAGTATTTGATGCCCAAGCCCGGCCCTCCCCGTGCTCCGATTGGCTGTCGAGAGGGGCCCGCCGGTAAGGGCTGTAGTACAGATTGTTCTTGAATGTTTCATAGTAGGATATAAtgtcaacaataataataataattattatgatGTGTGTGCATCCACGAGACGTCCAcgttacatttcatttttgtattagcttttttttttctgctattttTCCGAAATCTCATTCGCTTGCCAATCATAAAGGACCAACCGGAATTCCGCGACGGAACAAAAGGGAATTTCTCGTATGTAATACATTTCTcccacctctttttttttttttaattgtcatgTCCCCAACTCCTTTTATTTCCCCACTCACCTCTATCACTCTATCTTTCCTGACCTCCCTCGTTCCCTCCAGTTTGTTACGGCCCTGCTGTGCATGGCCGACCGCACACGACAACAAAAAgggtgtattatttattttgggaggGGTGCGGAGACGAGAATGTACTGTGAAGATGTGATTGTGCACACGGAgagaaatggaaaagaaaaaaaaatgcaacaagtCCTGGctctttgtgtgtatgtgtgcgtctTTACtacatttatgaaaaaattgAAATCTCATGAGCTTCAACCAAAAACTTCAtgggaaaatatttggaaaaaaatctttgataCCATTTAATGTTGATaacaactaaaataaaaataaaataaagtctgAAAATGTATATTGCAAATTGTATTGTAGTAAATTATAAGCtatatttaaatgctgatatttgaaataatttaagtattttcttcctgtttaaatttcagatttttttaatataaaaatataaatgtgatGGTTTTTATTAGCCAATAATTGTGTAGGCCGCAGCCCTTAAAATACGCATAAAACCAGTGAATAACTTTACATTctattttattatgttttcattcagtgaagtgttatttatgttaagaaaaaaagcaggtaaGAAAAAGTGATGAACGCTATTGTacttcaaatatttgcacTTGATTGAAAGTACACAAACACGTTGTTAGtgaacattttttctttcaatcttGATCCCAAACCCCTTTTTCCTTAGAACTCAGCAAAATGGTATATGCTCTATTTTCCAACAttgttgtaaaaataaatccgATATTTCATACGGtagtcttgttttatttttgccccTTTTCCTGTTAGGCAGTGCAAGGCGGTGCTTTGCTGCCCTCTAGCGGCTACTATTAAAATACGTAAAACACGCACACTGTTTGTTGTACAGTTGGATAAAGTGGCTGGAATGGAGCGTCACACTCCTGTCCTGGCGTGTTGTCGCGGAGGAGACGGTGATGCTGAAGGTGGATGTGAAAATCCATCTCTGCGCCAGCACTTTCCCACTCTGAGGTCAAGCACAACAACATGAAACACATGCTAATGTTTCCCATTAAACTCTGTTTTGACATGTAAATTTCACAGGAGTTATGGAAATAAAAGGGAAAATAGAAACAGGTATTATAGGAGGTATTGTGGATTTCAGCCTACCATGTGTTAATCTGCCTCCTGCGCATCGGCGcagttgtctttgttttcagaCGCTACGGCTAAATACTCGGCCCTGAggcgaggaagaggaaggaggatCAGCAGCAGGAAGGAGAGAAAGAGTCAAACAGGTTGAAAGAATCCAAGGTCAGAACGtacattgttttcattcagGAGGAGAACATTGAGTGACTGAAGCATGACGTCACAAAAAATGTTCCTTTGCAAAATGAATCCACTCCAACTATCCGTCtatttgcatgaaaatgtgtgttgaCTCACGCGCTCTCCCTCAAGGCCTCCTCGCCGGCCGCTGAGATCTTTCTGTAGCAGTAGATCATCTCCACCAGAAGCCACAGCTGCAGGCCGATGATGGCCACGTACATCATCACCTCAGACAAGATGGACGCTACGCCCCTCGTCACTGACACATGAAGGAACAGCATAGGTGAGTTCCTCTTTCTATGGTTATCATCacccccgaaaaaaaaaatacataaagaaGTCAAGGGCGCATACTTTTGGGCACCACGCGTACGTTGATGATCTTGCTGGTGTTGGAGCGGAAAGTGTAGTCGTTGTAGACGAGCACACGGCTGAAAACGCACTTGTAGCTGCCCCTGTCGTTGAAGGTGATGTTGGTGATGTAGATGGAGCCGTCCTGGAGGTCCAGCGTCCGTCTGCTGCCGCGCCACTGCACTCGCGACATAAAGCGCTCGTCCAAAATCCAGCCCCGCTCATTCCCGTAGCTGTACAGCTAACAAAACATAACATTCATTCCAATGCCATtagtttaatttttgttttggttttttattCCTTCTAAACTgatccatttctttttaaaaattggcAAAGAtgaaattttacatttttaattctttttcaaacaaaagaaactgtTAATGTGtatacatgtttttgttattgcaTTATATATGCAAAATTTGTAATTTAACTAGAAATGACAtcagtttacatttttttattgaaaacattgACAAGCTTTgggttttaaaatgttcattttaatttcaaaatgttttttagcaATGGTTTCTTTTCAAAAGACAATGTGTAAAATATGGTTGTGATGTCACTTACGTCATTaaaaatttcaaatgtattaaaatgttttagccatttgaaaaaataacattaaagttagtcatttaaaaacaaataaacataattgaacatttgaaaaagagcTCATGTCCAAACTGAATTTCATATCAAATTCAAGTTGTAGTTTtgcatattttgcatttcctATTTTATTCAATGAATCCCTCCTATTCCCTCATCCCCTGCTGCTCCCCTCGCGTGCGTGACTGACATGTGAGAAGTCGGCGTCGCCGGCGGCCTTGAAGAGCCAGGTGACGCTGGCCGTGGCCATGACCTCGCCCCTCCTCTTACACGAGATACAGCCCAGCTTGAAGCCTTGGTTGGCCACCGCCTCCGTGTCTGAGTCCACCTCCACGCATGCGCCCGCGCACACGCCCGCTGGAAAGAGAAACGGAAAACAAGCTCGTCAGCCCCTGACAAATATCAAATATTGCCTTCATTATGACAAAGCCACAGTCATCCACTGTGCATGCATCTGCCGATGaaagtcatttttatattcaaaatacacacacaaacatcattCATAATTTCATAACGCATGGAGCACAACATCGATTTATGAGTaggtcaacaaaaacaacaatagcaATCAAGCAGGCTGCGGGCAGCTCAATGTCAAAAGCCTTTTTCTGCCGACACAGTAAAAATGATGTAACCAGACAGTGACCAACACATATGTGAACACTGCATCAAAAATGTCAGCGTTACATAATCGGTGACCTGACAAGTCAGGATTACGCAACAGATATTCTAGAATGTGCCATGCGCCAGCTCACTAATCCTTTAGATGGAATTATGTCTGACCttaaatgcacacaaacacacaagtgtTTTTGGATGACTAATTGTGATGCAATGTGTCTCATAAATATACGATAGTGctgtttgtttaaaataattttgggaCTGTCGTAGTCCATTTCATTTCCTACTCAATTGTCAGGCAACGTGTTTGAGCCTTA
This DNA window, taken from Syngnathus acus chromosome 16, fSynAcu1.2, whole genome shotgun sequence, encodes the following:
- the gramd1a gene encoding protein Aster-A isoform X4 yields the protein MSSARPVPTLSILPPSSDTESWSRSPSPRPNRTGRHLRSYRTGRSRTRKRSADKRSGTPQIVIEEEIGPAPSEGPQIRSEEQGRDQDLLLPPCQTWSRSPSPSRRSRWSLRSLLGRDSDWDSCSTASNSPRSTPGSSPSLRRRVLGGGRASESEGGGEKSSGGGGGGGGGGSDSPLPSIPSASSLTSAYPIASRHFKSNAKKMQSWYNVLSPTYKQRNEDFRKIFKKLPDTERLIVDYSCALQKDILLQGRLYLSENWLCFYSNIFRWETTITILLKDVTSMTKEKTAKLIPNAIQISTDNEKHFFTSFGARDRSFMMIFRLWQNALMDKCYGTELGLTSEDDDYVSPTAEHMNGLLPGEESVSVTDLLDLSSVSLPSSGSSPPPLVPCAQASPPSATYGAAGSSPPSSACCLPIEVPAPAGRRLSSDPPEPSPPSSHGSVASAALTNNPEEGGDSLSEASAHMLPLPNTSLGNLSSLDATNDEDLPTDPSNSSDTQEESEVESFCVDLNGRLHVNTAVRMSVDKLHDLLFSADTHFIRHLFSQRHFTDLAVGEWQRDGSSGTTSRVLSYTIALNNPLGPKTAPVVETQTLHKSSAQGECYVVDSEVITSGIPYQDYFYTVHRYCLTSISKNKSRLRISSDICYRKQPWSLVKALIEKNTWSGIEEYYRHMESEVCKLETLLQSEVSVVTAGDVTSAGETAKTPPALRRRKRTCSRRQGDRDGGGGAERGDRAVGEERERRDAGAQYKKLGERARGGAQNSVSTILLIVSFMICISLVVLVALNMLLFYKLYALERAAHTLETWHSYSLADSPLPQTAGEWAQVLQLQRQFHQAQLSKWQQILQSSVALLDQMKQSLEKLHQGIAVPGVHQDQPAETDA
- the gramd1a gene encoding protein Aster-A isoform X2 — its product is MTEFFGMAFPMAAHSTESWSRSPSPRPNRTGRHLRSYRTGRSRTRKRSADKRSGTPQIVIEEEIGPAPSEGPQIRSEEQGRDQDLLLPPCQTWSRSPSPSRRSRWSLRSLLGRDSDWDSCSTASNSPRSTPGSSPSLRRRVLGGGRASESEGGGEKSSGGGGGGGGGGSDSPLPSIPSASSLTSAYPIASRHFKSNAKKMQSWYNVLSPTYKQRNEDFRKIFKKLPDTERLIVDYSCALQKDILLQGRLYLSENWLCFYSNIFRWETTITILLKDVTSMTKEKTAKLIPNAIQISTDNEKHFFTSFGARDRSFMMIFRLWQNALMDKSLSPKELWHIVHQCYGTELGLTSEDDDYVSPTAEHMNGLLPGEESVSVTDLLDLSSVSLPSSGSSPPPLVPCAQASPPSATYGAAGSSPPSSACCLPIEVPAPAGRRLSSDPPEPSPPSSHGSVASAALTNNPEEGGDSLSEASAHMLPLPNTSLGNLSSLDATNDEDLPTDPSNSSDTQEESEVESFCVDLNGRLHVNTAVRMSVDKLHDLLFSADTHFIRHLFSQRHFTDLAVGEWQRDGSSGTTSRVLSYTIALNNPLGPKTAPVVETQTLHKSSAQGECYVVDSEVITSGIPYQDYFYTVHRYCLTSISKNKSRLRISSDICYRKQPWSLVKALIEKNTWSGIEEYYRHMESEVCKLETLLQSEVSVVTAGDVTSAGETAKTPPALRRRKRTCSRRQGDRDGGGGAERGDRAVGEERERRDAGAQYKKLGERARGGAQNSVSTILLIVSFMICISLVVLVALNMLLFYKLYALERAAHTLETWHSYSLADSPLPQTAGEWAQVLQLQRQFHQAQLSKWQQILQSSVALLDQMKQSLEKLHQGIAVPGVHQDQPAETDA